The genomic DNA GACCAACAATCTTTCCATAATAAAATCGCCTCCGGCTTTGACGGCCGGACTCGACTTTACCGGGCCGGCGTCAGATTTTTAGTTTCTTCGATCAATACGGAGAGCCACATGTCTCTGTCTCTCTCATAGTCAAACCTCGTGCCCGCGACCGTCAGCGCCATGATCAGGTCCGTCCCGCACATGTCGATGTGAACGGATATCGCGGCGACGCCGGGGTCCATCTCTTCGACCGATTCGCAATATCCCTTTTCCCTTATCTGTTTCAGGTCTTCCCTCAGCAGCTCCGGGTCCGTCACCGTAAATGGCGTGAACGCCTCCAGCTTCTGAGAGAGCACCTTTTTCACAAGCGCCTCTGGAGCGTACGCCAGAAGCATCCTAGCGCTGGCCCCGGCATGAAAGAGCTGTTCCTCGCCGATTATAGAGGTGATCCTTACGACGCGGTTCGATTCCATCTTGTGCAGACAGACCACCCGTTCGTGGTCGATAATATTGATGAAGGCAGATTGCCCGCACCGTTTGACCACATTCCGCAGCACGGGATCGATCCTTTTCACCGTGTCGAGATTCACACGCCATTCGTTGGCCAGCGAGAGGAATTTCAATCCGATATAATAATTTTTGTCCTCTTCGTCCTGATAGGCCCAGCCGATAGCGGTCAGCTCCTGCAATATGCGGTGAACCGTGCTCTTCGGTACCCCGGTAAGCTCCTCTATCTTTCTTACGCTGTGCGCCTCTTCCAAATTTTCAAGCGCTTCCAAGATCGTCAATATCGTATCTATGGAATCAAAAAATTTTCGCATCGGTCATCCTCCCCGCCTGGCCGCTCTCCGCAACAGACGTGGAGAATCACCGGACAGCTTTTATTTGTGCTCACAGCCGCAAGGCGACAGGTCGTCCTATATCCAAACGCCGTCTCAGGATCGTCAAGAACCTCGCCGTCGGCCACGCTCATTACAGCTTTGAATATTTTATCATACCCCGTGCCGCGGCAGAGGTTCCCTGAGAAGGCCTTCTCTGTTCGTCCATAGTCGGGTGTGGATTGCGGTCGAGCAACGTCTTCGAGGAGAGAAGCATACCCGGCGTACAGTAGCCGCACTGTATCGCGCCGTAGGCGACGAACGCCTTCTGGAGCAAATGGATGCCCTGCGAAGCGCCCCAGACATCAACATGCCCGTTTCCCTCGGGCACGCAGATGACGGCGGTCCTCTCAAGCGGTACAGGGTTCGACTTTGAAGTACGGAAATGCTTCGT from Cloacibacillus sp. includes the following:
- a CDS encoding IclR family transcriptional regulator, which gives rise to MRKFFDSIDTILTILEALENLEEAHSVRKIEELTGVPKSTVHRILQELTAIGWAYQDEEDKNYYIGLKFLSLANEWRVNLDTVKRIDPVLRNVVKRCGQSAFINIIDHERVVCLHKMESNRVVRITSIIGEEQLFHAGASARMLLAYAPEALVKKVLSQKLEAFTPFTVTDPELLREDLKQIREKGYCESVEEMDPGVAAISVHIDMCGTDLIMALTVAGTRFDYERDRDMWLSVLIEETKNLTPAR
- a CDS encoding 2Fe-2S iron-sulfur cluster-binding protein, giving the protein MLPSALDFELTLAPDAPVIHEEALKGDNPVNIRGHVFDTVDITIGDVGKAFDEANLVLTKHFRTSKSNPVPLERTAVICVPEGNGHVDVWGASQGIHLLQKAFVAYGAIQCGYCTPGMLLSSKTLLDRNPHPTMDEQRRPSQGTSAAARGMIKYSKL